The Lactobacillus sp. ESL0680 genome has a segment encoding these proteins:
- a CDS encoding DUF6612 family protein → MKFKKAVITLLAVIGLGTLGTSATQPVAASTSKADVIKVTENDLSKADDAQATIKLGLKAGKKQLKFNATMTMGNKPTVIHVIANSKALPSNVEAWIDSGSGKIYSLDGKKWVKEDMSKEDQASFNDTTQGKPSPTFYKKLAKKAKLTHSGDSYTVSGKVTDQKWLNKFLLAIAKDAKLSKKEIKSLKKVKLSNISVKMTTSNDKLTNYLVSTKVSLTKKISVTLSMNMSEFGKHSDLAVPSEIVNSATPAPKD, encoded by the coding sequence ATGAAATTCAAAAAAGCTGTCATAACGTTATTAGCCGTTATTGGCCTTGGTACCCTTGGCACTAGTGCAACTCAACCTGTTGCCGCCAGCACCAGCAAAGCTGATGTCATTAAAGTTACCGAGAACGATTTATCTAAGGCTGATGATGCGCAAGCAACGATTAAGTTGGGTCTCAAAGCAGGCAAAAAGCAACTCAAATTCAATGCCACAATGACAATGGGGAACAAACCAACAGTTATCCACGTAATTGCCAACAGTAAGGCTCTGCCAAGTAATGTAGAAGCCTGGATCGACAGCGGCAGCGGCAAAATTTATAGCTTAGATGGTAAAAAATGGGTTAAAGAAGACATGTCTAAGGAAGACCAAGCTTCCTTTAATGACACAACCCAAGGTAAACCTTCTCCTACTTTTTACAAAAAACTAGCTAAGAAAGCTAAGTTAACCCACTCTGGTGACTCTTATACCGTTAGTGGCAAAGTTACCGACCAAAAGTGGCTCAATAAGTTCCTTCTTGCAATCGCTAAGGATGCAAAATTGAGCAAAAAAGAAATAAAATCTCTGAAAAAGGTGAAGCTGAGCAACATTAGCGTTAAGATGACCACATCTAACGACAAGTTAACTAATTACCTAGTTTCTACCAAAGTAAGCTTGACTAAGAAAATATCTGTTACTTTGAGCATGAACATGTCAGAGTTTGGCAAGCACAGTGACTTAGCCGTTCCTAGCGAGATTGTCAATTCTGCTACACCAGCTCCTAAAGATTAA
- a CDS encoding Gfo/Idh/MocA family oxidoreductase — translation MKLGIVGSGKIVHDFLTTANKIDHLELTAISTTQRSRQIAQDLAQQYGIKKVFTNNAQLCNDPNVDTVYVAVPNSLHYEVVKQALEAGKNVICEKPYMATTAQAQELKQIADKHHVIIVEAITNIHLPNYKAIKRVLPKIGPVHIVSLNYTQYSSRYDNFLKGIIEPVFDPTKDGGTLKDLNIYNIHLAVGLFGKPDHVQYYPVMQQGIDTSGILNLTYADKQATLVAAKDCYVTPRSFIEGEKGSIYFDGSTGVIDSFTVELRTGETKHVNLNKFDHRMASEFTDFVNIIDNHDVTTANELYNHSMTVMDVLANAVKSAQ, via the coding sequence ATGAAATTAGGAATTGTCGGCAGCGGCAAAATTGTCCATGACTTTTTAACAACTGCAAATAAAATTGACCACTTAGAACTAACTGCAATTTCAACTACTCAGCGAAGTAGGCAGATTGCACAAGATTTAGCCCAGCAATATGGCATCAAGAAGGTCTTTACTAATAACGCCCAGCTCTGTAATGATCCTAACGTCGATACCGTTTACGTGGCAGTTCCTAATTCCCTGCATTATGAAGTCGTTAAACAAGCGCTTGAAGCTGGGAAAAATGTGATTTGCGAGAAGCCATACATGGCAACAACAGCTCAAGCTCAGGAACTCAAGCAAATTGCGGATAAACATCATGTAATTATCGTTGAGGCAATTACTAACATTCACCTCCCTAACTACAAGGCAATCAAGCGCGTTCTGCCTAAAATTGGCCCGGTTCACATTGTGTCACTCAATTACACCCAATATTCAAGCCGCTATGATAATTTCTTAAAGGGGATCATTGAACCGGTCTTTGATCCCACTAAGGATGGCGGCACCTTGAAGGATCTGAATATTTATAACATCCACCTCGCTGTCGGCTTATTCGGTAAGCCCGACCACGTTCAATATTACCCAGTTATGCAACAGGGAATTGACACTTCTGGAATTTTGAACCTAACATACGCAGACAAACAGGCAACTCTGGTCGCAGCCAAGGACTGTTACGTAACCCCACGTTCCTTTATTGAAGGCGAAAAAGGCTCAATCTACTTTGATGGTTCCACCGGCGTAATTGATAGTTTCACTGTTGAATTGCGCACAGGGGAAACCAAGCATGTTAACTTAAACAAGTTCGATCACAGAATGGCGAGTGAATTCACCGACTTTGTCAACATCATTGATAATCATGACGTCACTACTGCTAACGAATTATACAACCACAGCATGACTGTCATGGACGTCCTGGCTAACGCCGTTAAATCAGCCCAATAA
- a CDS encoding PfkB family carbohydrate kinase, which produces MKSKQKLLLVEDYSAIGGISTTAAISVMSALGIKYGSLPTQILSTQTEGFGKPQMVDLVGFLPQALVHWQKIPDLNFATLLTGYLGSRRTCQLLVENIRKGKFKQVIVDPVLGDNGKLYPELTLEDVAAMRQLVATATVITPNMTELGLLSGSKKVTASNADLVQAMQTVISQANPNLQVVVTGIRRGKQIGCCYLEQGQLQYCGQEYFAGHFYGAGDLFAASLAGLLNMDFTLPRAIEIATTATHLAIAANKTSKQEELRYGMDISSALAYLIKQTMPK; this is translated from the coding sequence ATGAAATCAAAGCAAAAATTATTACTGGTTGAAGATTACTCAGCAATTGGCGGTATTTCTACAACTGCGGCAATTAGTGTCATGAGTGCGTTGGGGATTAAGTATGGCAGTCTGCCGACACAGATTTTGTCAACGCAGACTGAAGGCTTTGGTAAGCCGCAAATGGTAGACTTGGTGGGCTTTTTGCCGCAAGCATTGGTTCATTGGCAGAAAATTCCAGATCTAAATTTTGCGACATTATTAACCGGATATCTTGGCAGCCGGAGAACATGTCAGCTCTTGGTTGAAAATATCCGCAAGGGTAAATTCAAGCAGGTAATTGTTGATCCAGTTCTGGGGGATAATGGAAAGTTGTACCCTGAATTAACTTTAGAAGATGTAGCAGCGATGAGGCAGTTGGTGGCGACTGCAACTGTGATTACGCCGAACATGACGGAACTTGGTTTATTGTCTGGTTCTAAAAAAGTGACCGCTAGTAATGCAGACTTAGTGCAGGCCATGCAGACAGTAATTAGTCAGGCTAATCCTAATTTGCAAGTGGTGGTAACCGGCATTCGGCGCGGTAAGCAGATTGGCTGCTGCTATCTTGAGCAGGGGCAGCTGCAATATTGTGGTCAAGAATATTTTGCTGGGCATTTTTATGGTGCGGGTGATTTATTTGCAGCGAGTTTGGCAGGTTTGCTTAATATGGATTTCACTTTACCTAGGGCAATTGAAATAGCAACTACGGCAACGCATTTGGCAATCGCGGCTAATAAGACGAGCAAGCAGGAAGAATTGCGGTACGGGATGGACATCAGCTCAGCTTTAGCATATTTAATTAAGCAAACTATGCCAAAATAA
- a CDS encoding SLAP domain-containing protein: protein MKIKKLITTALIGVGLVAPVFGMSQSETAQAASINSLAKQNSYVGVTYLHTLLKTEGIKYNKFYANGNKIKYRNGKPEGIVIHETATPNATAYNEAIYFNREWMNMYAYVHAFVDHKQVIQMMTPKYGVWGAGAIANSRFFQIELAEENTRDNFAKSVNNDAIYAAKILHRYDLKPSNATNCGKGTIWSHHAVSKYLGGTNHTDPDGYFAKWGYSMDDFYSLVKYYYNLQGADSDADLDADLDAVPVSDDPDTTTDTSTVSQAPTGNQTLMHDAYTYNEQGQRTSAALKTAGTKVTVAKTKIINGKKYLQIGTDEYVVASNIIGKKRTLSHNAYVYDTVGKKTASPKLYRGNRVRTYGGQVTINGMTYYQINTSEFVKAANFK, encoded by the coding sequence ATGAAGATAAAGAAACTAATAACTACTGCCCTTATCGGCGTAGGTTTAGTTGCGCCTGTTTTTGGAATGAGTCAAAGTGAGACAGCCCAAGCCGCCTCGATTAATTCACTTGCCAAGCAGAATAGTTATGTGGGTGTGACCTACCTCCACACGCTGCTCAAGACAGAGGGGATTAAGTATAACAAGTTTTATGCTAATGGCAATAAAATCAAGTACCGTAATGGCAAGCCTGAGGGGATAGTTATCCATGAGACGGCGACACCTAACGCGACTGCTTATAACGAAGCCATTTACTTTAATCGTGAATGGATGAATATGTACGCTTATGTTCATGCCTTTGTTGACCACAAGCAAGTTATCCAGATGATGACTCCTAAGTACGGTGTCTGGGGTGCTGGTGCGATTGCCAACAGCCGCTTTTTCCAGATTGAATTAGCCGAGGAAAATACGCGGGATAACTTTGCTAAGAGTGTGAACAATGATGCGATATATGCGGCGAAGATTTTGCACCGCTACGATTTAAAGCCAAGTAATGCAACTAATTGCGGTAAGGGAACAATCTGGTCGCACCATGCTGTGTCTAAATATCTGGGCGGCACCAATCATACGGATCCTGATGGCTACTTTGCTAAGTGGGGTTACTCAATGGATGATTTTTACTCCTTAGTTAAGTACTACTACAATCTGCAGGGTGCCGATAGTGATGCTGATCTTGATGCTGATCTTGATGCAGTACCGGTATCTGATGATCCTGATACTACAACTGATACAAGTACGGTTTCACAAGCACCAACGGGTAACCAGACTTTGATGCATGATGCCTATACTTATAACGAACAGGGGCAGCGGACTTCGGCAGCCTTAAAGACTGCTGGCACTAAGGTAACTGTTGCTAAGACCAAGATAATTAACGGCAAGAAGTATCTGCAGATTGGTACGGATGAATATGTGGTTGCCAGCAACATTATTGGTAAAAAGCGGACGTTGAGTCACAATGCTTATGTTTATGATACGGTTGGTAAAAAGACAGCTAGTCCTAAACTTTACCGTGGCAATCGCGTGCGTACTTATGGTGGTCAAGTTACGATTAATGGCATGACTTACTACCAAATTAATACTAGTGAATTTGTGAAAGCCGCAAATTTTAAGTAG